In a single window of the Elaeis guineensis isolate ETL-2024a chromosome 6, EG11, whole genome shotgun sequence genome:
- the LOC105046572 gene encoding uncharacterized protein, whose amino-acid sequence MGVSRWVLSIWVIFSGFLLYGSSEPEDFRRALPILEPDPGHTKLRLAREGLDAIERITTPIAAVAVIGPYRSGKSFLLNQLLSLQCDEGFGVGHMRDTKTKGIWVWGTPVEVVIDGTKVSVLYLDTEGFESVGKSNVYDDRIFALATVMSSVLIYNLPETIREADISRLSFAVEIAEEFYGRVKGQDVAFEPAKLLWLIQRDFLQGKSVQEMVNEALQQVPNNNGDKNIDQVNQIRESLAIMGNNSTAFSLPQPHLQRTKLCELKDGELEPMYVKKREQLKQLVTSIIRPKIVQGKHLSGKEFVSFLEQILEALNEGEIPSTGSLVEVFNKAILERCLKLYSQRMERFGLPVPEDTLQQAHDESEKEARKLFDEQHFGRYHAQQSVLKLKDEIEKVYRNFLLANEYQSSKLCETLYTKCEDLMDELQVLRLPSMAKFNAGFLQCNRSFEKDCVGPSKEAYEKRIVKMLGKSRSLFIKDYNNRLFNWLVAFSLVMVVVGRFVIKFILLEIGAWMMFIFLETYTRMFWSAESLYYNPAWHFIVATWETIVYSPLLDLDRWAIPIGILLIILLLYWRCCGRRHGARSLLPLYNNPRKGGRNRPRSD is encoded by the exons ATTACCAATTTTGGAGCCAGATCCTGGTCATACTAAACTCCGTCTTGCAAGAGAGGGATTGGACGCAATTGAAAGAATTACAACCCCTATAGCAGCTGTTGCT GTTATTGGTCCATATCGATCAGgaaaatcctttcttctcaatcaaCTTCTCTCGCTGCAATGTGATGAAG GTTTTGGTGTTGGACATATGCGTGACACAAAGACAAAAG GCATATGGGTTTGGGGTACCCCGGTTGAAGTGGTTATCGATGGAACAAAGGTGTCAGTGCTGTACCTTGATACTGAAGGATTTGAAAGTGTTGGGAAATCGAATGTATATGATGATAG GATCTTTGCCTTGGCAACAGTTATGAGTTCTGTGCTTATCTACAATCTGCCTGAGACG ATTCGTGAGGCTGACATATCTCGTCTGTCATTTGCTGTTGAAATTGCAGAAGAATTCTATGGAAG GGTTAAG GGACAGGATGTTGCATTTGAGCCTGCTAAGCTCTTATGGCTTATCCAGCGAGATTTCCTCC AAGGAAAATCTGTTCAAGAAATGGTGAATGAAGCTCTTCAACAGGTCCCTAATAATAATG GAGACAAAAACATTGATCAG GTAAATCAAATTCGAGAGTCGCTGGCGATTATGGGTAATAATAGTACAGCCTTTAGCTTACCACAG CctcatcttcaaagaacaaaGCTTTGTGAATTGAAGGATGGTGAACTTGAGCCAATGTATGTAAAGAAGAGGGAGCAGTTGAAACAACTTGTCACATCCATTATACGTCCAAAAATTGTGCAGGGTAAACATCTGAGCGGAAAGGAGTTCGTGTCTTTTCTAGAACAG ATTCTTGAAGCCTTGAACGAAGGAGAAATTCCATCAACAGGTTCTCTTGTTGAGGTTTTTAACAAGGCGATTCTTGAACGTTGCTTGAAGCTGTACAGCCAACGGATGGAGAGGTTTGGTTTACCTGTACCAGAGGACACATTACAGCAGGCTCATGATGAGTCAGAAAAGGAAGCAAGAAAACTCTTTGATGAACAGCATTTCGGTCGCTATCATGCTCAACAATCTGTCCTAAAACTTAAAGATGAGATAGAGAAG GTCTATAGAAATTTCCTTTTGGCAAATGAATACCAGTCATCAAAATTGTGTGAGACCTTGTACACAAAATGTGAGGATCTAATGGATGAGCTTCAAGTCTTGAGACTTCCTTCTATGGCAAAATTTAATGCTGGTTTTCTTCAATGCAATCGAAGTTTTGAAAAAGACTGTGTTGGGCCTTCAAAGGAAGCTTATGAGAAGAGGATTGTGAAG ATGCTCGGGAAGTCCCGTTCTCTTTTCATCAAGGATTACAATAACAGACTTTTTAATTGGTTGGTGGCTTTCTCCCTCGTTATGGTTGTAGTGGGTCGGTTTGTCATCAAGTTCATTTTGCTAGAGATTGGTGCATGGATGATGTTTATTTTCTTGGAGACGTATACAAGAATGTTCTGGTCGGCAGAGTCATTGTACTATAATCCTGCTTGGCATTTTATTGTGGCTACTTGGGAAACTATAGTTTATAGccctcttcttgatttggatag ATGGGCAATTCCCATTGGAATTCTCCTAATTATTCTGCTTCTGTACTGGCGGTGTTGTGGGAGGAGACATGGTGCTCGTTCCCTATTACCGCTGTATAATAACCCTCGTAAAGGTGGCCGCAATCGCCCAAGATCAGACTGA
- the LOC105046571 gene encoding LOW QUALITY PROTEIN: chitinase 2 (The sequence of the model RefSeq protein was modified relative to this genomic sequence to represent the inferred CDS: inserted 1 base in 1 codon): MASSYLLSSLLLLLQALLLLLSPASASNSNLFTEYIGAEFKGVRFSDVPINPGVDFHFILSFAIDYTTSSNSPTPTNGRFNVFWDSVNLSPSQVAAIKQRHGNVKVALSLGGATVGNQPVYFQPSSIDSWVNNAVDSLTRIIKQYHLNGIDIDYEQFHADPNTFAECXGRLLTRLKNSGVISFASIAPFDDAQVQSHYLALWRKYGRVIDYVNFQFYAYDASTTVSQFLSHFAQQSSNYNGGKILVSFTTGAGGGLSPQNGFFRACNTLKKQGKLHGIFIWSADDSKKNGFRYEKEAQTLLATAPKALSKNKISAVADE, encoded by the exons ATGGCTTCCTCATACCTCCTCtcttccctcctcctcctcctccaagccctcctcctccttctctcaCCAGCATCAGCTTCTAACTCCAATCTTTTCACTGAATACATTGGGGCCGAGTTCAAAGGCGTCAGGTTCTCTGATGTCCCCATCAACCCCGGCGTCGACTTCCACTTTATCCTCTCCTTCGCCATAGACTACACCACCTCCTCTAACTCCCCCACTCCTACTAACGGTCGTTTCAACGTCTTCTGGGACTCCGTCAACCTCTCCCCCTCGCAGGTAGCTGCCATTAAGCAGAGACATGGCAATGTTAAGGTTGCACTCAGCCTTGGTGGAGCCACGGTCGGCAATCAGCCGGTCTACTTCCAGCCTTCTTCGATAGATTCTTGGGTCAATAACGCCGTCGATTCGCTCACGAGAATCATCAAGCAATACCACTTGAATGGTATTGATATCGACTACGAGCAATTCCATGCTGATCCCAATACCTTCGCCGAAT ATGGGCGCTTGTTGACGAGGCTAAAGAACAGTGGTGTCATCTCCTTTGCTTCGATAGCTCCTTTCGATGACGCGCAAGTCCAGAGCCACTACTTGGCTCTGTGGAGGAAATATGGGCGTGTTATAGACTATGTCAACTTCCAATTCTATGCCTACGATGCAAGCACCACGGTATCTCAGTTTCTGAGCCATTTCGCGCAACAGAGCTCCAACTATAACGGAGGGAAAATATTGGTGAGTTTTACCACCGGTGCTGGCGGAGGGTTATCGCCACAAAACGGGTTCTTCCGTGCATGCAACACTCTAAAGAAGCAGGGGAAGCTTCATGGGATCTTTATTTGGTCTGCAGATGACTCCAAGAAGAATGGCTTCCGCTACGAGAAGGAAGCGCAAACTTTGTTGGCGACCGCCCCTAAAGCTTTGTCAAAGAACAAAATTTCAGCTGTGGCAGATGAATAA